A region of the Sodalis ligni genome:
CCAGCAACAGGGGAGTGGCAAACAGCAGGCCGTTGCGCCGGATAAAAAAGCGCTCTCCCTGCAATTGATCGGTCATGCGTAAATGCCCGCGCAGCCAGCGGACCAATGGTTTTTCACCCAATACGGCGTCGTTCTCTTTTGAGAAGGCCATCTTGATGCCGGTCAGCAGTAAAAACGCGCCGAACAGATAGAGCAGCCACTGGAATTGCGTCACCAGCCAACTGCCGCCGAAAATCATCAGAGTACGCAGCACGATGGCTCCCAGTACTCCGTAAATCAATACCCGGCGCTGCATCTGGGTCGGGATGGCAAAATAACCGAACAGCATCAGCCAGACAAACACGTTGTCCACCGCCAGGGCTTTCTCTATAAGGTAGCCGGTGAGAAAAGCCAGCGCTTGGGTGTCGGCGACGGCCCGCCCTTGGGTGTCGGAGAGATGCCACCATAAGGCGGCGTTGAACAGCAGGGACAGCGAAACCCAGACCACCGACCACCAGGCGGCGCGTTTGAGCGTCATGGTGCGGCCCTGGAGCAACAGATCCACGGCCAGCATAATCACCACCACCAGGATAAAACCGCCCCAGAGCAGAGGCGTGCCAACGGTATTCATATGCGATTTCCTTCATAAAAAAAAACGGCTAACCGCGGAAGGCGTCAGCCGTTTTCCCCATTCCGGGCTGTAAACGAACCTTGCCTTCCGGCAAGGTCTCACTTACAACGCAGATGAATTTTTCTATTCTGGTTGCCCGGTAGCCGGATGCGCAAGCATCGTAATGACGGCAAACCGACGAAGAAGTTACTCCCCTTTGCTACGGGAACAATAATGTAAAAATTTGCGACAGTCAACTTGCCCGCCGCCATCGCGCTTTTCGCCGTCAGCTTCCGCTGCACGCCGGCTGTTTAAACCGCGAGGCTCGGGTTAAAGCGCGGCAAAGGGTCACGACCCTTTGCGTAAAATATAGCGGTTAACAAATGTCGCCATCAGATCCCGGCTTTGCGGCGTACCGCTAATACCGGTGCCCACCCGTGCCAGCTCCAGCTCCCGTTCCGGCTGTTCCTCCGTCATGGACCGCAGAAAGCCGTGCATGACTTCAGCGGTGAATTCCGGATGGAACTGCACGGTTATCGTATTTTCGCCATAGCGCAGGATCTGATGGGGATCTCGCTGGGAACGGGCCAATACCACCGCCTCCGGCGGAGGGGTCAGCACGGTTTGTGAATGGATAAGGTTCACCGGGAAGCCCTGCGTCAACGATGCCAGCAAGGGATCTTGCCCAGCCGCCGGCAACAGTTCGATATCCAAGGTGCCCAGCTCCATGCCGCCGGGATGATAGTCCACCTCGCCGCCCATGGCGTAGGCCAGCAGCTGATGTCCATAACATACCCCGAAAATCGGCACGCGTTCCGCCATGGCCTGGCGCAGCCAGCCGGCGGCGAATTCACTCCAGGGCAAGCGGTCGGTCACCATGGCCGATGAACCGGTAATCAACACACCGCCATAGGCGCCGGGCTCCTGCGGCCGTTCACCCGACGGCAAATGCACCACCGCCGCCTGTTCCGGCCGCAGACCCGCGGCGGCGAGAAACATACGGTCATAGTTACCGTTAGCCTGGCTGACCTCCTCGGGGGCATCGCCGGTTTGCAGAATCAATACCGGTAGGGACCGCGCCATTATGCCACCGTATCGGCACGGGAACGGTCAGCGGGGAAGACAACCCCGGTCTGGCGCCGTATCTCCGTCAGCAGTTTGGCCGTACTGCGGGATACTGCCAGGCCATCATGGTTGACGTCGCCATTTTCCACCAGCGCGGCGAACCGCTCCGCCTCGTATAGCATGGTATTGATATGCTGCGGCTGGCTCAAATCCTGTTTGTTGCCGTTGCGCGGAACCAGGAAAAGCTGCTGGCATTCAGACATTTTCTCGATGACCAATGAACCGTCCTCTCCCTGGATTTCGCAGGGCAATACCGTTTGGCTGACTTTGGAGTGCAGCAATGTGACATCAAAATCACCGTAGTTCAGGCAGACCGTGCCATGGGCGTCAACGCCGCTTGCCAGAAGCGTCGCGCTGGCCTGCAAAGAATGGGGTTCGCCCCACAGCGCCACGGCGGCGGCCAGCATATAAAACCCGATATCCATAATCGAACCGTTGGAGAAGGCCGGATTAAAGGTATTCGGCAGCTCGCCGTCCAGATATTTCTGGTAGCGGGAAGAGTACTGGCAGTAATTCAGCAGCGCCTTGCGAACCTTGCCGATACGAGGCAATGCCTGTTGAAGCGCCAGGAAATTAGGTAAACTGACGGTTTTGAATGCCTCGAACAGCACCACCTGATGCTCCCGCGCGCAGGTTATCATCTGTTCCACTTCCCACAGGTTCGAGGCCAAGGGCTTTTCGCAAATGACGTGCTTTTTATTGCGCATAAACAGCAATGCCTGGGGGCAATGAAAAGAATTGGGACTGGCGATATATACCGCATCCACGGCATCGGATGCCGCCATTGCTTCCAGAGAGTCAAAATAATGTTCTACGGGATAATCCTTTCCCATTTTTTGCGCTGCCGCGATATCCCGGGAATAGATAGCGGACAGTTTCAGTTTGCCGCTCTCATGGGCGGCATCGATAAATTGGCGAGTGATCCAATTGGTACCTATCACAGCGAAGCGAATCATACCTAATTTTTACCCTACGCAATATTTGGATACCCTAGATTATCATGCTAACCAAATCAGG
Encoded here:
- a CDS encoding TerC family protein; translated protein: MNTVGTPLLWGGFILVVVIMLAVDLLLQGRTMTLKRAAWWSVVWVSLSLLFNAALWWHLSDTQGRAVADTQALAFLTGYLIEKALAVDNVFVWLMLFGYFAIPTQMQRRVLIYGVLGAIVLRTLMIFGGSWLVTQFQWLLYLFGAFLLLTGIKMAFSKENDAVLGEKPLVRWLRGHLRMTDQLQGERFFIRRNGLLFATPLLLVLILVEFSDVIFAVDSIPAIFAVTTDPFIVLTSNLFAILGLRAMYFMLAGVAERFSLLKYGLAVILVFIGVKMMIVDFIHIPISVSLGAVAAILAGTLIINAWINHRRDTRGNQ
- a CDS encoding Gfo/Idh/MocA family protein; its protein translation is MIRFAVIGTNWITRQFIDAAHESGKLKLSAIYSRDIAAAQKMGKDYPVEHYFDSLEAMAASDAVDAVYIASPNSFHCPQALLFMRNKKHVICEKPLASNLWEVEQMITCAREHQVVLFEAFKTVSLPNFLALQQALPRIGKVRKALLNYCQYSSRYQKYLDGELPNTFNPAFSNGSIMDIGFYMLAAAVALWGEPHSLQASATLLASGVDAHGTVCLNYGDFDVTLLHSKVSQTVLPCEIQGEDGSLVIEKMSECQQLFLVPRNGNKQDLSQPQHINTMLYEAERFAALVENGDVNHDGLAVSRSTAKLLTEIRRQTGVVFPADRSRADTVA
- a CDS encoding glutamine amidotransferase produces the protein MARSLPVLILQTGDAPEEVSQANGNYDRMFLAAAGLRPEQAAVVHLPSGERPQEPGAYGGVLITGSSAMVTDRLPWSEFAAGWLRQAMAERVPIFGVCYGHQLLAYAMGGEVDYHPGGMELGTLDIELLPAAGQDPLLASLTQGFPVNLIHSQTVLTPPPEAVVLARSQRDPHQILRYGENTITVQFHPEFTAEVMHGFLRSMTEEQPERELELARVGTGISGTPQSRDLMATFVNRYILRKGS